A genomic segment from Ruegeria sp. TM1040 encodes:
- a CDS encoding CocE/NonD family hydrolase translates to MTQPSAITVTEHLWIPLPDGRRLAARMWMPEGKGPFPVILEYLPYRKRDGTAPRDATTHPVFAAEGYACLRVDIAGSGDSDGRFDDEYSEQELSDGEAVLEWIAAQPWSSGNVGMIGISWGGFNGLQMAYRRPEALKAVVSVASTVDRYADDIHYMGGCLLSDNKNWASQMFAYMTRPLDPKLRPDWREEWLGRINDLPFMAADWLKHPTRDTFWKHGSVSEDWSAIKAPVLAITGWADAYVNAPSALAAKMTGAPAKALMGPWEHRYAHISQIEAADFHGEVLRWFDHYLKGEDAGADALPDYRVFLQEFTEPSPKNLPQNGRWVAEAHWPSPNVSDVTWPLARAGFAAAPQAGTVVVKSAATVGQAGGYFCPGIRIDNERPGDQSVDDAASTCFDSTPLLAPMEILGRPRVRLAFSVDKPVAQVVARLCDVAPSGQSQRITYRPRNLCHDDSHEVATKLEPGKRYEVEFELNECAHRVLAGHRLRLALSTSYWPIVWPAPEAAEIMLHLEDCALVLPERRVEVEIDAQAPGAARDYPRYQAQVLEKPWGEATTRIEADGTHVLESYDSYGAARDLSHGQQVSSNVRMRYAIHPDDPASARFDCAWVFAFGRETDGDAPDWNLRIETDSAMWCDTETFTLWREIKAFEGEDLILTRDWKEVIPRGCH, encoded by the coding sequence ATGACACAGCCCTCTGCCATCACCGTGACCGAACATTTGTGGATTCCCCTGCCTGATGGCCGCAGGCTTGCGGCGCGGATGTGGATGCCCGAAGGTAAAGGTCCGTTTCCTGTCATTCTTGAGTATCTGCCTTACCGCAAACGCGATGGCACGGCGCCGCGCGATGCCACGACGCATCCGGTCTTTGCCGCAGAGGGCTATGCTTGCCTGCGTGTGGACATCGCAGGCTCTGGCGATAGTGACGGGCGGTTTGACGACGAATATTCCGAGCAGGAACTGTCGGATGGTGAGGCAGTGCTGGAGTGGATCGCGGCGCAGCCCTGGTCGAGCGGAAATGTCGGTATGATCGGGATTTCCTGGGGTGGCTTCAATGGCTTGCAGATGGCCTACCGCCGCCCCGAGGCGCTAAAGGCGGTGGTCTCGGTGGCCTCTACCGTGGATCGCTACGCCGATGATATTCATTATATGGGGGGCTGTCTTCTTAGCGACAACAAGAATTGGGCGAGCCAGATGTTTGCCTATATGACGCGACCGCTGGACCCGAAACTGCGTCCGGATTGGCGGGAGGAATGGCTCGGCCGTATCAACGATCTTCCTTTTATGGCCGCTGATTGGCTGAAGCACCCAACCCGGGACACGTTCTGGAAACATGGGTCCGTCAGTGAGGACTGGTCGGCGATCAAGGCGCCGGTTCTGGCGATCACGGGCTGGGCCGATGCCTATGTGAACGCACCATCTGCGCTCGCCGCCAAGATGACTGGCGCCCCTGCCAAAGCCTTGATGGGGCCGTGGGAGCATCGCTATGCACATATTTCCCAGATCGAGGCGGCGGATTTTCACGGTGAGGTCCTGCGCTGGTTCGATCACTATCTCAAAGGCGAGGACGCCGGGGCAGACGCGCTGCCGGATTACCGTGTCTTTCTGCAAGAGTTTACCGAGCCGAGCCCCAAGAACCTGCCGCAGAACGGCCGGTGGGTGGCCGAGGCGCATTGGCCGTCGCCCAATGTCAGCGATGTGACATGGCCGCTGGCGCGTGCGGGATTTGCGGCTGCCCCGCAGGCGGGAACGGTCGTGGTCAAGAGCGCGGCAACCGTGGGGCAGGCGGGCGGGTATTTTTGCCCCGGGATCCGGATCGACAACGAACGTCCTGGTGATCAGAGCGTGGATGACGCGGCCTCGACCTGTTTTGACAGCACACCGCTCCTGGCGCCGATGGAGATCCTGGGCCGCCCGCGTGTGCGCTTGGCCTTTAGTGTCGACAAACCCGTGGCGCAGGTGGTGGCGCGGCTTTGTGATGTGGCGCCTTCGGGGCAATCGCAGCGTATCACCTATCGACCGCGGAACCTATGTCATGATGACAGTCATGAGGTCGCCACCAAACTCGAACCCGGCAAGCGCTATGAGGTGGAGTTTGAGCTCAATGAATGTGCCCATCGTGTGCTGGCGGGGCATCGACTGAGGCTTGCGCTCTCGACCTCGTATTGGCCAATTGTCTGGCCCGCGCCGGAAGCGGCGGAGATTATGCTGCATCTGGAAGACTGCGCGCTCGTCCTGCCGGAGCGCCGCGTCGAGGTTGAGATTGACGCGCAGGCCCCGGGCGCGGCGCGGGACTACCCGAGGTATCAAGCACAGGTGTTGGAAAAGCCCTGGGGCGAGGCAACAACCAGGATCGAGGCGGATGGAACCCATGTTCTGGAGAGCTATGACAGCTACGGGGCCGCGCGCGATCTCTCCCATGGCCAGCAGGTGAGCAGCAATGTGCGGATGCGCTATGCCATCCACCCGGATGATCCGGCCAGCGCGCGGTTTGATTGCGCCTGGGTCTTTGCCTTTGGGCGCGAGACAGACGGGGATGCTCCGGATTGGAACCTGCGCATCGAGACCGACAGCGCGATGTGGTGTGACACCGAAACTTTCACGCTCTGGCGCGAGATCAAGGCCTTTGAGGGCGAAGACTTGATCCTGACTCGTGACTGGAAAGAGGTGATCCCGCGCGGCTGTCACTAG